The nucleotide sequence gaaaaaatatataaaatgttttctcctttacttatctGAAGTTAAACAAGTACAGTctggaaaaaaaagtatagtgAGACAACTTTAAACACAAGCAATTAGGTATAAACAAATTACAATTCTGATagctaccaaaaacaaaaactactctCCAAATCTTACTCTACAGAGATAATAATATCAACAATGGTAAACACCAATGCAAACATATCTCCATGCATATACACCAAAAGGGGATAGCTAGGtggatagaaataattttatgtgaATGGCATTATACTCAACACAGAGATACATTTTACAGCTGCTTAATAGCATTCTTTTCAGGTGTTTATGCCTTTTACCCTTTAAACATGaactagatttattttaaaacttttcatacCACTATTGTTGGAAGTAATATGCTCCCCTTATAAGTCTTGAGTAGAACAGAACTTCCCCAAACTAATCATAAATGATGACATTtgataaaactcttagaaaatcaATGACTGAAGTTCAGTCTTCGAAAGATAACAGAAATCCAGTTATAAATAATAATGGCACAAGGAATACAAAAAAATCTAATACTTTTGGTCTGAGGACTAAAATCCATAGTTTCAAAGACttagaatgaataataaaattcattttattgatgAATTGGTAACAATCCTTTAATCTTTTGTATCAAATAAGAGCCTTTTATTAATTAGaagtgaatataaaaataactaccATAAGACAACCATATTTCTTACCAATTACTATGCACACCAAAAAAAGTTAAAGTTATTGATACATAACTAAATTTCCATTTCAATATTCTTGGCTCTGCAAATTTGCAAGTTTTTGCCTTGCTTAGTCTAGGACCTAGCTAATGTAATATTATTTGTTTAATCACTATTCCTTCTGCCCTTGTcctcacaaagaaagaaaataataagaaactgaggtttagagtaattatacatataatacataaacTGAGTCCAACTTTCAATACACATCATCAAACCTGTCCATTCCTATTTGTCTCTGCAAAACCATCCAGAAGAATTAAATGATAACTAATATTTGCTTTTTGTGGGACAAATTAGAGTTACCACAAAAACATCATTAGCTTGTACCATAAACAAAAACTTTGGATACTATCATATAAGCCAAatctacagaaaaaaagactACCAGCAGCTACAAATAGTCCATTAACCACAATCTGAGAACTATTCTCATGAGGAAATTTATTAAGAATACTTTAGTCAATATGAAATCTCTGATTTATGACTTGTCTCTCTCCGTTTATTGGTAACCAGTTTGGGAGAAAAACACTTTTAGCAATGTtactagaattattttttcagcATGCAAATAATCATCTATAACATCATTGTTATAACATTTTACCACAATCAATCAATCAGGTTTAAATCAGGTGGTAGTCAACTACGTAGCACATACGTGAACTTGGGATGTTGAACTAGATAGCATGAATTGAATTTATAGCCTTTCAAAGGCTTTCAGGCACGCCCTGGGCACCTTGAAAACTGTATTAGGATTACCTTTTCACAAAAAGTAATTATCTCTCATGAAACACAACTTTtggctggtaaaaaaaaaaaaaaaaaaaaaaaatggctctaATTACAAACATCAGCTTCTACTCCATCTGTGTTTTGGAGGTAAGAAATCTTccgaggccgggcgtggtggctcacgcgtgtattcccagcactttgggaggccaaggcgggcagatcacgaggtcaggagattgagaccatcctggctaacacggtgaaactccatctctactaaaaatacaaaaaattagtcgggcgtggtggcaggtgcctgtattcccagctactcgggaggctgaggcaggagaatagcatgaacccgggagatggaggttgcagtgagccaagaccaagccactgcactccagcctgggggacagagcgagaccctgtctcaaaaaaaaaaaaaaagaaaaaaagaaatcttccgAAAATATTTGGGTAAATGAGGGACAGGGGAGGAAAAAAACTTTTCACAATAGGccattttctagttttgtttttaacgTTGTGAATGTATcatctattcaaaaatattttaaatacatatttccaTTATCATTGCTAGAAtgtttaataaacaaatattaaaagaaaaaaaaagaagtcttcagAAAATGTGATCAATACCCAGTCACTTtaatggaggaagaggagggactaCTGAAGGCAATACCGGTAAATATCCATTCTGGTATTACATAGTTGCTAGGGTCAGTGTGGAGGACAAGAAGATACAGACTTCACTTTCTGAGAGCTTACAGCCTAGTGGGCAGGAGGTCAGTAAACCCCACCTTCTAATGGAAACCACCTGCCCTTTCTCAGCTTTTTCTATCTCTCATCGTCTATTACACCATCAGCAGCTAGGAGCCTTACAGACTGACCTTTTCACAAAGAACTTGTGTTTTATTATAAAATCCTAGACGTGGAAACATACAGACTTGATGACTATCAAAAATATAGATTTAATGACTCCAGATCACTCCTCCAAGGACACTAGCCTcaaaaaatcattcaaaatcAACATTTCTGAGTTATTAAAACCAACTTGAATTCCTGTATTAAAAAGTTATGcttaggtcaggcatggtggctcacacctgtaatatcagcactttgggaggctgaggcgggcagaccacttgagctcaggagtttgagatcagcctggtcaacatggcgaaaccccatctctactaaaaatacaaaaattaaccggacatagtggcacatgcctgtaattccagccactcaggaggctgaggcatgagaatcgtttgaacctgggaggcagaggttgcagtgagccaaggttgcaccactgcactccagcctgggcaacagggtgagactctgtctcaaaacaacaacaacaacaacaacaaaatgtttgAGTTTGTAGTAGTGAAAATCTAAACCTTGTTTAAGTTGGGATTTGTaaatatatgctgtctacaagaaggCCATATGCATCAGAACGCACAGTCTGTAGAGTGGTAGGTTGTGACGGAACTGTCAGAGAGGAAGAGGTGGCCCTCTTCCTGTTCAAAGTGGATGCACTTCATTACTTATTTTTCAGATCTTGCTCAGAAATCTTAGTTCATCAATTATTCTCTTATCTTAGATTCTGCCTGtccattaaaacataaaaatcctcATCTCTGATGGCCAACAGACAAGCAACCCTCCTCCCTTTGGCCATCAAAGTATCCAGCTCCTCTTCACGCCATGCTCTAGTCTTCCTGTCTCCATTGCCTCAcctctcattcattctttttatttcataaacaCAATAGCAAATGTGAAAATACATTGTTTCATGCATTATgttctgaatttattttattatacaggTTTGATGTATTCAATTGCCAGGTGTCAAAATGTTAGTATATGGAATAAACGTTAGTTAGCATATGAATAAGTCTGACAAATAAGCCCCCAAATCCCAGCAAGGTCATATCATATGTCTTAACTTACACCTTGGAACTAATGCTCAAACTTCCTCTTAGGATACACTTCcactatttcatttaattgtcGCAACAAGtaaattttcaatatttatcAATCTAGAAAGGCTTAATATTAATACAGAATAGAACAGACCTGAAATAAAGTAAGAACTTCTTAGATTCTTCACTCATTTCCCCACTCATCCAGAAAGAACTggaaaattatcttaaaaattgaAGGTTTGAATGACCAGATAGCTGCATACCTTTCCATTTTTGTTCCTTCCTATATATTAGTTCTCTAGCTCCTAAACTTCTGGTGGGCATATGAATTACTCTACAGAGTTGCACATCTAGAAAaactatgaacatttaaaattccTCTTAAAAGATCGTCTAGGGCAAATTTTACTATGGGCGACTCTATTATAATTGAATTCCTCTAAGTTAAATGAAGCTTAAAATAATCAGATTACCTTTTTTGTTCATCCTAAAAGACATATCTCTTGAATGCTTACCTTAAAATTAATTTGCATCATTGGGAGAAGGTGAACCAATGAACTGCACATGTCGGTAGTGATGAGTGAATTAATTTCTGGTATATTGAGGCACTgtagagttttatatttttcccGGGACATGCCCACTTTTGAACCTAAAACATCAGCAATGGCTATGggcaaaagaaaagattaaaaatagtaaACTTACAGCTTGTGAAAAAAAAGTTACAGCTTAAGCAAATTTTAAGGTAAGAATTTaccaaataaaaggaaattcaaaACATTCACACTTTTACCATGATATCTCAAAAAGGCTGAATCATTTTGTTAGTTTACTGTGTGGAATGAATTGTGAGAAaaccaaataatttatttttaaaggcttattatttactatttaaaaaCTGCAAAAGTGTATAGAAAGTGggtagaggaaaggaaggaactaaatttgaagaaattaaaagcCCCAGCTTTATCATCTTTAATGTTTGATATAATGTGGCCATACgtaagaagaaatggaaagtatTTTGCAAATTAGTACAATACTACCTGGACAAACTAAGTTATACATCCAGAAATCATTtaggaacaaaaattaaaactgattgCCAATATAATTATTATCCTCAAAGAATGCAGCAATACAACTATGCATTAATCATCTTTCAAAGTTTACTAAATAACAATGTAGCATGGGCAGCTGCTCTATAAATTTCTTATATCTAGAAAGCCTAAATTAAACACAATTATCAAATGTTTCCCTAAAGTCAAACCTTTCAAAGATTAAATGTTTCAAACTGTCAAATTTTCCTTCAACTTCAAAGGTAATATTGAATCATTACAGGAAATAATTATCAAATACAAGAGTAGAAACTGAAAGGGCATTATGCAAAAAGAATCTGatctttataatatattaatgtaaATTAGATACACCTACCACTCACCTAGgaagactttctcttttccaatagAGTAAGTGCCACAGACAACAAGAGCATGTGGGTTTAGAGTTACAGCCTCAAAGGCAGTGTTGATGGCAAACCGGATAACCTCTTGCTGAGATGGAAACGTGTATTCTGGGCTACAATATCTGTGATATGGAAACATGGTACTTactaaaagaacaataaaaaagcCATCACCTTAAGCTGGATGCTATTTTAGAAAACAAGCGTTAGCAACTTACATACAATGTAATATATTAACattgtatgtaatatattacatacaatatatTACAGCAGTGTAATATATTAACACCACAAGTTATCTCACTGCCTGTGGTTGGAATTATTTACCAGTTACTACTAACTTAAGATCAAATTGTAAGTTTtcaatttatctttttcattatatttcttttatcacTCTCAAAAAATTGTCTTTTTGAAGACTTTTTTCCTCCAAGAATATTTCTAGCAAGCCAGCTATTTTAGTTATAAATTATAAACCTCACTGTCTTTTATTTAACTCCAAACACTATCAAAAAATCATATTGATAAGGATTATATTTGGACTAAAGactgacaataaaaaatgattaaagtAATGAAACTAAATATGAATTTAGTGAAACAGTTTTAAATCAGTTAATATTGACATGGTTGATATTAATATCATTTCTTacagacacaaaatatatatactatgtgtatatatatgtacatgtgtatacacacacacatgcacatacacacacacacacatacaaatacaacAGATCCAGTTGGGTCTATCTCCATGCAATATAATCCAGTGAAAAATTAagctactatctatctatctatatttgaGATGAAAAGTAAGCACTTTTTCACTAAAAATGTAATAAACTGCAAAAgccaaagaaacatatttttcccaattttcagaattgtttttgcTAGTCAACCACtagagaagaggaagaataaCCTTTCTCCTATAAAAACCCATGAGGAAATTCAGAATCATATCAGAATAGAACTAGGTAACAAaaaagggttttttaaaaaacttattttcttaatttatccaGTGCTTAAAACTCATATAGAACAATGGGAAAACCAGTTATAGTGTGAGAAAACTGGATGTGGAAAGACCATCTTTTACTAAAATATTGCATCCAAATGTACGTCTCCTTGAAACAGGTTGAAATGGTTAAGATAATTTCTAACAAGTTgatgagatattttaatatataaaatcacaTCATATAccagaaatatatacaatttttatttacttaataaagCTAGggagaaatacatacacagttaAAATGTAATGGCTTGTGCCATTATATTTATAGCACTCAGGAATTCAAAACTGTCActtataaattatctttttaagaaaagaacaaCAGCAACTTCGGATACTCAAAAACAGAGTCACATTTTGACCTCTGTCTTCTCTTCACAATTAATAGCTACACAGTTACTCTGAAAGGACAACTTAAAAGGGTGTCTTCCTAAAGTTTGCTCCTaagtttttcttccttgtttcagTAACAGGATTCTCATgtaacatattttcaaaaataaatcacacaaaaaaatgagctgtAGTCAGTTAACACATACAATCTCAAATTTGCCCTTaagcaagtatatatatatttttcaaacagCATCCTTCTGATAAAGAgccttaaaataataattggcaaTAAGCCATCATTTTGATAACCATAATACAGAGAGCAAAGGCTGTCAGTGGGAAaaggaaacacacaaaaaaagcctgTCTTACGTGGTATCTAAGTACAGCATATGGACTTTCTGGTCCGCAAGAAGAGAACGTTCCATGCTGGGATCTGCTCTGAAGTCTCCCGTGTGTAATATGACAGTACCATTAGGAAGATAAAAGAGGATCATGACAGCACCTGGACAGCTGAACACAAATGTCAAAGGAATGTTCATAACACAGGCAAGCACCTAAAGGAACAGTATCTATTTCAATATCAACAAGTTAGCACGCTTTATTAGTTGACCACAATGACATGGCATTGCACTACAGGAAATGCGGCACTTCAACTCAAGGAAATTTACATCATAAAAAGAACTGGTGTGCAGGAAAGGCAGACCCAGGTTGCTCAAACTCCACACATTCCCAAGAAAAGCATGTCTTCAGGACTGGCCCTTGGCTGGCTCCTAGGAAATGAACTCTGAACCCTAGGAATATTATGCCTGGTAAGACTGTTTTGTATGCCTGAGACACTGAACTATGTGATACTAGCTTGACGCTAACTTTGTGATCTATGGTGAAAACCCCATAAAGTTGACTTTAAAAATCAGaactcggccgggcatggtggctcacgcctgtaatcccagcactttgggaggccgaagcgggtgtatcacctgaggtcaggagttcgaaaccagcctggccaacagagcaaaatcccgtctctgctaaaaatacaaaaattagccaggcgtggtggtgtgcgcctgtaatcccagctacttggaaggctgaggcaggagaatcacttgaacccgggaggcagaggttgcagtgagctgaggctgtgccattgcactccaacctgggcaaaaaaagcgaaactctgtctcaaaaaaaaaaaaaaaaatcagaattcaaactggcaattaaaaaaaaaaaaaaacagcagcaaaGTTAGCAGACAAAAACTTAAAGGCAACCTAATGTAATAGCTTGGCCTGGATTTTAGGTAACCTAGATTTAgtcttctttctcttcatctATGACCTCTATGTTACAGTGGGCTAACATTCTATGGAAAGTAGAAAGAAGCAGAGTTGACAGTTGTGTTTTGACAACATGAATGCTGATAGTACTTTATATTAAacgaaaaaaagagggaaaaatggaggccatttccaagaaaaaaaaatcttccaaaccTTTAATATCTAAAGCCTGAATGATTTCTTAGTTTAAAGAGGGGTAGGGGGAGATAAAACCGACCTCTAGTATCTGAATGGAATACAAGCTGTTAATTTATGTAAATGATAAATGATACTaaagaaaatggcaaaatgtTATCTTGCaaagaacagcaacaacaatatgttaaagtatttaaaaaaataagatggaaTCTCAGATGTCAAGTGCAGTAATTTAAACTGGATAAAAAATGGGTTAGATAACATTTAGAAGATCCCTTTAATTTTAATCTCTGATTCTATAATTGGgcacattatttttcaaaaggagAAACATCTTACTCAACTTTTAAGAAATATCAAGCATattaattataatgaaaaaagTTATTAATCATGCCAATGTGTTGTccttttgaacatttaaaaaatgtgctaTTAAGATGACTTTAATACTTACTGATTGGCATCAAGCAAAACAACTTTGACACCATTCACAATACATTCAGTGTCCAGTGGCAATGGGTGAATATATTGTTCTTGCACATGAAGCTTGTTCTTCAACAAATTGCCAGTTATCTGCAAAACAGGACGTGCTTATTGCTGATGCAGTAAaacactaaatattttatttcatacctAGTTTAGAACCATAGCATCTTAATAACATCCATTTTCCTACTTATATTTAAGTAAACACTCCACAAGGCCAGGAAGAATTTCCTATAATGGCCGTGCCACTACTCTGCTTGAACATCGTCACTGACTTCACCTCATCTGTGAAGAGTCCATCCTTCCCACCATGACATACAAAAGCCTGAGTGATCTGGTTCCAGCCCGTTCCTGTGGATTTGTCTCCTGTTATTCCCTACCTTGTGTTCTAGCCATTTTGAATTATCTGAAGTGCCTGGAATGGGCATATTTCTCAGGTGCCTGTGCCTTTACATAAACTTTACTCTCTACCTagaatgctctttcctctgcctggTCCTGGAATCAGACAGATTTGCATACAAGTTCAGACTCTGCCATTGCTAGCTCTGTGACCTGGGGCACATCACTTAACTTCTCCAAACCCCAGGTGTTTCATTAATAAAAAGAATTCCTGAAGCATGCTTCAAGaatgctgtgaagattaaatcaaATTCTAGTTCAAGCCATTAGTAATGAGCATTAAAatgttcactttttaataattagtTCGAGGTATCTTTTACCACAAAACTGTGTCTAACCTTAGCCCAGGACAGGATAAAGCACTCTCTTCTCCCTACTCCTAGGGAGTACTACTTCTATTATGATACCAATCCCAATATGGCATTATTTATGAATGTTTCCTCTGGAGGTTATAAGCTCCTTGAAGCTCGATACAGTCATGTCCCTCAGTATCTGcaggggactggttccaggaccccctgaggacaccaaaatctcaggatgctcaagtcctttatataaaatggcatagtatttgcatataacctacgcaTATCCTCTTTAAGTCATCTTTAGATTAATTAtaacacctaatacaatgtaaattctatgtaaatagttgttatactacattttttaatttgcattatttttcattgttgtattattttttatttttgaatgttttcagttgcagttggttgaatccatggatagGGCACTCACAGATACAGCAGGCTGACTGTATTTTGCCTTGAGAATCCATTTAGGCTTTCAGTGAATGTTAACTAAATGAAACTTCTTGTTTTAAGTACATCGTGAAATAGTttatcttttgtttccatgtAATAAAACAGATGTTTTCTAAAAACTGAAACTTGACATTAACTCGTTTTAAGTTTAGAACTTTTATGTGGAATatgtttcctcattttttttctagtagaatGAAAGATCTTACtggtttaattattatttttgaaccaAATTGCTTAGAAATTCACAGCATTCTACAAAGTCAAAAGTTAGAATACTAAAACTTACCTCACTACAATAAACTGGAAATGTGAAGTGTTTAGACAATCCAGCATAATGATCAGAATGAAAATGTGTGAGAAAATAGGCTGTGCAACCTTCAACCACGCCATACTGAAAAGCATCAACTGTAAAGCCGGTCCCTGCAATAAAAATACCGACACAGTACGATGAGCAAGAGCTAAGATACCCAATTTGATTATAAATACTGAATGAACCCTCTATCCTCTTTACCTCTTATTTCCAATTTAACTATATTTAAAAACTTATAccacataaatttaacaaaaggtaACACTAAAGATGAGAATGTCTTAAAAGTTTCTACCAAGTATCTCAGTATAGAGACTTTTATTTGTGAATAATTgcaccaaaattttttttttttaattctaggtTACAAACCAACTACTTCTTTGTTTTAACTAATACTTTCATAATACTTAGCACTTTACTTCTGCAAAACAGTAAAAGGAGAATGCTAACTTTCTTCTAAAACATGAATTCTCAATGGGGGCAGTATTGATCTAAGGAAGCCAAAATGGTTGAGGGCCAACATAATCTCACATATGAGACAAACAATGTATCTACCATCTTTGAATTTTGCTGCACAGTCGAACTAGAGGAGGGGGtgggaaacaagaaaaaaaatgcctaaaaAGGCTGCTTAGAGGAGCAGTAATGAAGAAGAGGTTGAGAAATACTGTTCTAAAATGTGCTcatgcaagaaataattaagtgTACTGACTGGCGATGTGCAAATAAATAAGCATAACTTCCCAATTCTATTGAGGCTTATCAACACATGGTTTTTGGATCATTTAAAGTATAGAAAattggccgggctcggtggctcacgcccgtaatcccagcactttgggaggctgaggcgggcggatcacgaagtcaggagatcgagaccatcctggctagcatggtgaaaccccgtctctactgaaaatacgaaaaaaaaattagccgggcgtggtggcgggtgcctgtagtcccagctacttgggaggctgaggcaggagaatggcatgaactcgggaggtggagcttgcagtgagctgagattgcgccactgcactccagcctgggcgacagagcaagactctgtctctaaataaataaataaataaatgaagtacagaaaattaatcaaaataattattaaaaacacCACTGATGTTATGAAGTATATAAATGCTATTCTTTACATAAACATATTGAACAAATTATAGATCTAGAACATCAATAAAgcactttaaaaatctttcagcAACCAAGTATATTTTGGCAGCAACCGAAGTATATGAAAGGGCAGAGAAACTAAGTTCTAATacggttttaaaatttttggcatTTACTATGATATGTAAAACCTGTGACATTTCCCATCTTTGAAACTATTTAGTACTTTGTATTTCTCACAAGCACTTAGAGGCTGCcttttattatagttatttacAGAGATGCCTTTCCTCCTTTTGTATTAAGCTGAATCCCTATTCCTCTCTTACTAATCTTTCTATAGCCCATAATATCTACCTAACTAGTATAGTCACTTACATAGAGGGCATGTTTAATAGAAACTTGATGAATTGAATGgagcaaaaaaaatcaaataggcaAAAACCAAATCTACGTTAGAGGCTCATGAAGTATcataaaagcaaaggaaacatatacaaaaaattgtctcatacacacacacacacaatgggcaATAAACACAAAGTTCAAAAACGTTGTCTTTGTTGATATATCGAGTACTGACATTTCAACTTACCAGGTATTTTCTTATAGAATGGACATGTCTTTTTTCTTGATCCTCCTACATTAGATGACTCTGGGATTTTCTTGTTGCCCCTTTGCAGCCCACCATGAGCTGATTTTGTGAAGACTTTGACTTTACTTAAATTGACTGCTTCAGATTCTGTATTAATAAGGTGATCTGATCTCTTCTGACACGCTCCTTCCTGCAGTGAATTTGACTTTCTACATCTCTTTTTTTGACGCTGTGACCTCTCACTAGAAAGTTCCACAGAAAGCTGACTCTCATGTAAAGTACTTGCATCAAATTCTAAATCACTTAAAGATTTTTCTGCTTTCCTCTTGCACTGCGAGGACCTCTTTTGATTAGGACTTGGAACTGGATTTAAGTTTATCCCTTCTAATGCACTTTCCCCTagcaatttctcttcttttcctttgggaggTAGTCCAAAATACACACCTATATCCATTTGCTTCATTAGCTTGGTAGAAGGATGTCTTGCATTATACTTAAGACCAGAAGgcaatattttcaaatacttcgGAGCAGGTGTACTAGACaagttttctgtatttaaaattgtAGCTTTACCAACTGGCACACCCTCTAATGCCTTTCTGCAGAAACATGCTGAGTTAGTATTATTCTTAGCATTCAAGTTCTCACTTGATaattttctaattgtattttgGGTTGGTTGGGAAGAAAGATACCCTTCTACCTGACTTTCAAAAGGTTTCAACATTAAACTCTTAACTAACGGAAGAGAAACTTGATTGTAAACAGATGATTCTTCAATTACctgtttctgtttatttgattGAGCTGAGTGAAATTCTGGCTCATCAGGTTTTGTTTTAGCTGCCTGATGAACAGAAGCAGCAAGCTTCCCTGCCAATGCaggtggaaacaacacaaaatcaCCACCAGTACATGCCAGATCATAAGGCAAAGtactctcattattttgagaaataggTTGAGACAAATCATTTAGACTATTGAATCTATACAATCCTTCATCATACTTATCCCGAGTTAAGAAGCTGTTCAGTTCGGGGCAGCTCTCATCCTGGTCCTTCAGTAAGGGACCATgtcgttttttaaaaaaaccacagCTGTCATCAACTTCTTCGAGGCTGCCGTCTTTTGAGCTTTCGGTAAAAAATAGTTGTTCTTGTGAATCATCCGGTTTTTCATCGATATCATGAGTGTCTTCATCACTCTGAAGTGGAGAATAGGAGATTTCACAGTCACTGAAGTCATTTTCTGGCAATGGCAAATTTATGTGTTCTGAGTTGTGTGCAAGACGCAAAGCAACTCCCACCAGTTTGTCATTCTCAACAAATTCTGTAAATTGTAGAGCTTGTTGGGATGTTTGGATATGAGTAGAAATCTTTTCACTGGCTTCAGTCGGAGACggagactttttaaaatactgtgtcATTAATAAGGGATCATTTGAAACCGAGTTATCAGTTTGGTTCTGATACGAAGACCATCTTTCCTCAAGGCTACAAAGGACGCCTGACTTAGTCTCACTGAAACTGCCACCTGACGCAGGTGATGGGCTGCTAAAAGGATGATCACCAGCCCTGCTTTGAGCTAGCAGGAAGTGAGTGTATCTCttgtaatgaaaaggaatggtTGAGGTACACAGAAGACCATCAGGACACTCtgaaattttaataaagaaaaaatattacacgATCA is from Pan paniscus chromosome 8, NHGRI_mPanPan1-v2.0_pri, whole genome shotgun sequence and encodes:
- the DCLRE1A gene encoding DNA cross-link repair 1A protein; translation: MLEDISEEDIWEYKSKRKPKRVDPNNGSKNILKSVEKATDGKYQSKRSRNRKRATEAKEVKDHEMPLGNAGCQTSVASSQNSSCGDGIQQTQDKETTPGKLCRTQKSRHVSPKIRPVYDGYCPNCQMPFSSLIGQTPRWHVFECLDSPPRSETECPDGLLCTSTIPFHYKRYTHFLLAQSRAGDHPFSSPSPASGGSFSETKSGVLCSLEERWSSYQNQTDNSVSNDPLLMTQYFKKSPSPTEASEKISTHIQTSQQALQFTEFVENDKLVGVALRLAHNSEHINLPLPENDFSDCEISYSPLQSDEDTHDIDEKPDDSQEQLFFTESSKDGSLEEVDDSCGFFKKRHGPLLKDQDESCPELNSFLTRDKYDEGLYRFNSLNDLSQPISQNNESTLPYDLACTGGDFVLFPPALAGKLAASVHQAAKTKPDEPEFHSAQSNKQKQVIEESSVYNQVSLPLVKSLMLKPFESQVEGYLSSQPTQNTIRKLSSENLNAKNNTNSACFCRKALEGVPVGKATILNTENLSSTPAPKYLKILPSGLKYNARHPSTKLMKQMDIGVYFGLPPKGKEEKLLGESALEGINLNPVPSPNQKRSSQCKRKAEKSLSDLEFDASTLHESQLSVELSSERSQRQKKRCRKSNSLQEGACQKRSDHLINTESEAVNLSKVKVFTKSAHGGLQRGNKKIPESSNVGGSRKKTCPFYKKIPGTGFTVDAFQYGVVEGCTAYFLTHFHSDHYAGLSKHFTFPVYCSEITGNLLKNKLHVQEQYIHPLPLDTECIVNGVKVVLLDANHCPGAVMILFYLPNGTVILHTGDFRADPSMERSLLADQKVHMLYLDTTYCSPEYTFPSQQEVIRFAINTAFEAVTLNPHALVVCGTYSIGKEKVFLAIADVLGSKVGMSREKYKTLQCLNIPEINSLITTDMCSSLVHLLPMMQINFKGLQSHLKKCGGKYNQILAFRPTGWTHSNKFTRIADVIPQTKGNISIYGIPYSEHSSYLEMKRFVQWLKPQKIIPTVNVGTWKSRSTMEKYFREWKLEAGY